Proteins from a genomic interval of Longimicrobiaceae bacterium:
- a CDS encoding zinc ribbon domain-containing protein produces MIIWGSVGKDKRIGTGQFHCPTCRVQTQYAYQRVSRYFTLYFIPLFPTETLGEYLRCLGCKGHFKPFIREMSAEQVEALVSPWPCGNCGNRNAAEQAYCVSCGARKGYVAPQPRAAEQVSPWSCGNCSNRNAAEQAYCLSCGARKDYVAPQPSAAEEETVAVPLP; encoded by the coding sequence ATCTGGGGATCGGTCGGCAAGGACAAGAGGATCGGCACCGGGCAGTTCCACTGCCCGACCTGCCGCGTGCAGACGCAGTACGCTTATCAGCGGGTCTCGCGCTACTTCACCCTGTACTTCATCCCGCTGTTCCCCACCGAGACGCTGGGCGAGTACCTGCGCTGCCTGGGGTGCAAGGGACACTTCAAACCGTTCATCAGGGAGATGAGCGCGGAGCAGGTGGAGGCGCTGGTGAGCCCATGGCCGTGCGGCAACTGCGGCAACCGCAACGCCGCCGAGCAGGCGTACTGCGTGAGCTGCGGCGCCCGCAAAGGCTACGTGGCCCCCCAGCCCCGTGCCGCGGAGCAGGTGAGCCCGTGGTCGTGCGGCAACTGCAGCAACCGCAACGCCGCCGAGCAGGCGTACTGCCTGAGCTGCGGCGCCCGCAAGGACTACGTGGCCCCGCAGCCCAGCGCCGCCGAAGAGGAGACCGTCGCCGTTCCGCTGCCGTAG
- a CDS encoding DUF305 domain-containing protein produces the protein MKSLSRWMSAPGLLALLAGPAQAQAPGHAHPADTPRAAQPRYTTADVAFMQGMIMHHAQALEMTALVSSRSRSEAVRLMAGRIEVSQRDETVLMQRWLRARGQAIPAAGMHGMPGMAMHGDSSNMHTMHADSSEMHTMREMHGDSSSMHGMAGMHDGMGGMRGGAMDGHALMPGMLTPEQMSRLAAANGDEFDRLFLAGMIQHHRGAITMVRALFATPGAGQEPELFDFASHVDADQRIEIARMQRLLDGMAPAARNR, from the coding sequence ATGAAGTCACTCTCGCGATGGATGTCGGCCCCAGGCCTCCTCGCGCTCCTCGCCGGTCCTGCGCAGGCGCAGGCGCCCGGCCACGCACATCCCGCCGACACGCCGCGCGCCGCGCAGCCGCGCTACACGACTGCGGATGTGGCGTTCATGCAGGGCATGATCATGCATCACGCGCAGGCGCTGGAGATGACGGCCCTCGTCTCGTCCCGCAGCCGCAGCGAGGCCGTGCGCCTCATGGCCGGCCGCATCGAAGTCTCCCAGCGCGACGAGACGGTGCTCATGCAGCGCTGGCTCCGCGCCCGCGGCCAGGCCATCCCCGCCGCCGGGATGCACGGGATGCCCGGAATGGCGATGCACGGCGACTCATCCAACATGCACACGATGCACGCTGACTCGTCCGAAATGCATACGATGCGCGAGATGCACGGCGACTCGTCGTCGATGCACGGAATGGCGGGGATGCACGACGGCATGGGTGGGATGCGCGGCGGCGCGATGGATGGGCACGCGTTGATGCCGGGTATGCTCACGCCGGAGCAGATGTCCCGCCTTGCTGCGGCCAACGGAGACGAGTTCGACCGGCTGTTCCTGGCGGGGATGATCCAGCACCACCGCGGCGCCATCACCATGGTGCGCGCCCTGTTCGCCACGCCCGGCGCCGGGCAGGAGCCCGAGCTGTTCGACTTCGCGTCGCACGTGGACGCGGACCAGCGCATCGAGATCGCGCGCATGCAGAGACTGCTGGACGGGATGGCCCCGGCCGCCCGCAACCGCTGA